The following proteins come from a genomic window of Candidatus Palauibacter polyketidifaciens:
- the rimM gene encoding ribosome maturation factor RimM (Essential for efficient processing of 16S rRNA) → MSDAPVIVARIARPHGIRGGLLLEAETDHAETLFRAGRRLDLIDATTDVRADAGARADAGTPAGGSPRPRALTLETARPHGRRWLVEVCEVADRTAAEKLRGARLGVPREELPDLPDGGYLLHDLIGMSVCEADMTIGVIREVYDQPGAPLLALEVGGRERLIPFEAELVVELDFEAGEVHMKLPAGLLDI, encoded by the coding sequence ATGTCCGACGCGCCCGTGATCGTGGCCCGCATCGCCAGGCCCCACGGGATCCGCGGCGGGCTGCTCCTGGAAGCCGAGACCGACCACGCCGAGACGCTCTTCCGGGCGGGTCGCCGGCTCGATCTCATCGACGCCACCACCGACGTACGGGCGGACGCCGGTGCGCGAGCGGACGCCGGCACCCCGGCGGGCGGGTCGCCTCGGCCCCGGGCGCTCACGCTGGAGACTGCGCGGCCCCACGGCAGACGGTGGCTCGTCGAGGTCTGCGAGGTGGCGGACCGCACGGCGGCCGAGAAGCTCCGCGGCGCGCGCCTGGGTGTCCCCCGCGAAGAGCTGCCGGATCTGCCCGACGGGGGCTATCTGCTGCACGATCTGATCGGCATGTCGGTGTGCGAGGCGGACATGACGATCGGAGTGATCCGGGAGGTGTACGATCAGCCCGGCGCGCCGCTCCTCGCCCTCGAGGTCGGCGGCCGCGAGCGGCTGATCCCGTTCGAGGCGGAGCTTGTCGTGGAGCTGGACTTCGAGGCCGGGGAGGTCCATATGAAGCTCCCCGCCGGCCTGCTCGATATCTGA
- a CDS encoding ribonuclease HII — translation MARQEAGRLTPATHTPDATPAPDAPATAPLDHEEEGWASGLRVVVGIDEAGMGPVAGPVMVGAVALHPGQQFEGCTDSKQVSPPRREQLARRIRAESLAWRVAAASTREIERFNVRAATIVAMRRALDRLGLPAELVLVDGNPVPELGEHRSIVGGDRASHSIACASILAKVTRDRLMRRLDARYPLYGWASNKGYRTREHMEAIRRHGPTPHHRITFQGVLQTELEFNPAPDRAVDPP, via the coding sequence GTGGCTCGACAAGAAGCAGGACGGCTGACACCGGCGACGCACACTCCGGACGCGACGCCCGCTCCAGACGCGCCGGCCACGGCGCCGCTCGACCACGAGGAAGAGGGCTGGGCTTCCGGCCTCCGCGTGGTCGTCGGGATCGACGAGGCCGGGATGGGTCCGGTGGCGGGTCCCGTGATGGTTGGCGCCGTGGCGCTTCACCCGGGACAGCAGTTCGAGGGATGCACGGACAGCAAGCAGGTCTCCCCGCCCCGCCGTGAGCAACTCGCCCGACGCATCCGCGCGGAAAGTCTCGCCTGGCGGGTGGCCGCCGCATCCACCCGTGAGATCGAACGCTTCAACGTCCGCGCCGCGACCATCGTGGCCATGCGCCGCGCGCTCGATCGTCTCGGGCTACCGGCGGAACTCGTGCTCGTGGACGGCAATCCGGTCCCGGAACTCGGCGAGCACCGCTCGATCGTGGGGGGAGACCGGGCCTCGCATTCCATCGCCTGCGCCTCGATCCTCGCGAAGGTCACGCGCGACCGCCTGATGCGGCGCCTCGACGCGCGGTACCCGCTCTACGGCTGGGCGTCCAACAAGGGATACCGGACCCGCGAGCACATGGAAGCGATCCGCCGGCACGGCCCGACGCCGCACCACCGGATCACCTTCCAGGGTGTCCTGCAGACGGAACTCGAGTTCAATCCGGCGCCGGACCGGGCGGTCGATCCGCCGTGA
- a CDS encoding dihydrodipicolinate synthase family protein has protein sequence MRDLSGVHPPVATPFGEDGELALDAFDHNLREWLSHPIAGIVVAGSTGEAPLLDRRELCALVETIAARIGDRTLTVGTGAESTREVISVTREVAELGASAVLVRSGSYYLKAMKPDVVRDHFLAVADASPVPVVLYHIPQFVPVHLTPDLVGRLVEHPNIIGIKDSSGDLRNLGQLIEACGRNAQVLVGSGALLYAALEAGAVGGILGVAVVATRSCCQIFDAWREGDHRRAGAMQERVAPLHKRLVAEGGIVSVKAALDRLGLYGGPPRSPLQPADDARLAVVDAALEAAALGVSA, from the coding sequence ATGAGAGATCTTTCAGGTGTACATCCGCCCGTGGCCACGCCCTTCGGCGAGGACGGCGAGCTCGCGCTCGACGCGTTCGACCACAACCTGCGCGAGTGGCTCTCGCACCCCATCGCCGGGATCGTCGTGGCCGGTTCCACGGGGGAGGCGCCGCTCCTCGACCGCCGTGAACTGTGCGCGCTGGTGGAGACGATCGCCGCGCGTATCGGAGACCGTACCCTCACCGTCGGGACGGGGGCCGAGTCCACGCGCGAGGTGATCTCCGTGACCCGCGAGGTGGCCGAACTGGGCGCGAGTGCCGTCCTCGTGCGCTCCGGCTCCTACTACCTGAAGGCAATGAAGCCGGACGTCGTGCGCGATCACTTTCTTGCAGTGGCCGACGCGTCGCCCGTGCCCGTCGTCCTCTACCACATCCCGCAGTTCGTGCCTGTGCACCTCACGCCCGATCTCGTGGGCCGGCTCGTCGAGCACCCCAACATCATCGGGATCAAGGATTCCTCGGGCGATCTCCGGAACCTCGGCCAACTCATCGAGGCGTGCGGCCGCAACGCGCAGGTGCTCGTGGGCTCCGGGGCGCTCCTCTACGCCGCGCTCGAGGCGGGGGCCGTGGGCGGCATCCTCGGCGTGGCCGTGGTCGCGACACGCTCGTGCTGCCAGATCTTTGACGCCTGGCGCGAGGGCGACCATCGCCGCGCCGGGGCGATGCAGGAGCGCGTGGCTCCCCTCCACAAGCGCCTCGTCGCCGAGGGAGGCATCGTGTCGGTGAAGGCCGCCCTGGACCGGCTCGGCCTCTACGGAGGCCCGCCGCGCAGCCCTCTCCAGCCCGCCGACGACGCCAGACTCGCCGTGGTCGACGCCGCGCTCGAGGCCGCCGCCCTCGGCGTCTCCGCCTGA
- a CDS encoding adenylosuccinate synthase — MRCVVVVGAQWGDEGKGKIVDVLAEQATIVARYQGGANAGHTVRVGEGANEEEFILHLIPSGILNRETRCLLGNGVVVDPWVLAREMDTLRSRGIDLDGRLGLSRRAHLVLPYHRLLDAAQEDSRGAKKIGTTGRGIGPAYRDKISRTGLRVGDLRNLDRTREIVAAAAVRANVTLAGLGDERRVDADEVMAELETVRPTMVGLSTDAGDEIRGGLASGGRVLLEGAQGALLDIDHGTYPFVTSSTTTAGGAASGVGIGPTLIDEVIGVVKAYITRVGEGPLPTELPEAEAERLRQLGGEFGATTGRPRRPGWFDANVARYAAGVNGLTGLAVTKLDVLDTFETIRLSTGYELDGAPTASFPDSVADLARVRPVYERWAGWNADTSGCRAVGDLPAAARRYLARIEEVCAAPIRFVGVGAARRETIALSTGAAA, encoded by the coding sequence GTGCGCTGCGTCGTCGTGGTCGGCGCGCAGTGGGGAGACGAAGGGAAGGGGAAGATCGTGGACGTGCTCGCGGAGCAGGCCACGATCGTGGCGCGCTACCAGGGGGGCGCGAACGCGGGGCACACGGTGCGCGTGGGCGAGGGCGCGAACGAGGAGGAGTTCATCCTCCACCTCATCCCCTCCGGAATCCTGAATCGAGAGACGCGCTGCCTGCTCGGAAACGGCGTGGTCGTGGATCCGTGGGTGCTGGCGCGGGAGATGGACACGCTCCGGTCGCGCGGTATCGACCTCGACGGGCGCCTGGGGCTGAGCCGGCGCGCGCATCTCGTCCTCCCCTATCACCGGCTGCTCGATGCCGCGCAGGAGGACAGCCGGGGCGCGAAGAAGATCGGGACGACGGGGCGGGGAATCGGTCCGGCGTACCGCGACAAGATCTCCCGAACGGGGCTCCGCGTCGGCGATCTGCGCAACCTGGACCGCACGCGCGAGATCGTGGCCGCGGCGGCGGTGCGCGCGAACGTCACGCTGGCGGGACTCGGCGACGAGCGGCGCGTGGACGCGGACGAGGTGATGGCCGAACTCGAGACGGTCCGCCCCACGATGGTCGGATTGTCGACGGACGCGGGGGATGAGATCCGCGGCGGGCTGGCCTCGGGGGGACGGGTCCTCCTCGAAGGGGCGCAGGGGGCACTTCTCGACATCGACCACGGGACGTACCCGTTCGTGACCTCCTCGACGACGACGGCGGGAGGCGCCGCTTCGGGGGTCGGGATCGGGCCGACGCTCATCGACGAAGTGATCGGCGTCGTGAAGGCCTACATCACGCGCGTGGGCGAAGGTCCGCTGCCGACGGAACTCCCGGAGGCGGAGGCCGAACGTCTGCGGCAGCTCGGCGGCGAGTTCGGCGCGACGACCGGCCGCCCCCGCCGCCCCGGCTGGTTCGATGCGAACGTGGCGCGCTATGCGGCCGGCGTGAACGGTCTCACCGGCCTCGCGGTCACGAAGCTGGACGTGCTCGACACCTTCGAGACGATCAGGCTCTCGACCGGCTACGAACTCGATGGGGCGCCGACCGCTTCGTTCCCGGACTCCGTCGCGGACCTCGCCCGCGTGCGTCCGGTCTACGAGCGCTGGGCGGGCTGGAACGCGGACACGAGCGGGTGCCGCGCCGTCGGCGACCTGCCCGCCGCCGCGCGCCGCTACCTCGCCCGGATCGAGGAAGTGTGCGCCGCGCCCATCCGCTTCGTCGGCGTCGGCGCGGCCCGGCGCGAGACGATCGCCCTCTCCACCGGTGCCGCCGCTTGA
- the rplS gene encoding 50S ribosomal protein L19, producing the protein MDPRIAGIEEGYKRTDLPAFAPGDTVRVRVRVKEGQKERVQPFEGVCIGRRGAGVNATFTLRRISGGVGVERIFPLHSPWIVGLEVVRRGDVRRAKLYYLRNRRGKRARVRERKWWLDKKQDG; encoded by the coding sequence ATGGATCCCAGAATCGCCGGTATCGAGGAGGGATATAAGCGCACGGACCTTCCGGCCTTCGCGCCGGGGGACACGGTGCGCGTCCGCGTACGCGTGAAGGAAGGCCAGAAGGAGCGCGTGCAGCCGTTCGAGGGCGTCTGCATCGGCCGCCGCGGGGCTGGGGTCAACGCGACCTTCACGCTGCGGCGGATCTCCGGCGGCGTCGGCGTCGAGCGGATCTTCCCCCTCCACTCCCCGTGGATCGTGGGCCTCGAAGTCGTTCGGCGGGGCGATGTCCGGCGGGCCAAGCTCTACTACCTGCGCAACCGCCGCGGCAAGCGGGCCCGGGTGCGAGAGCGAAAGTGGTGGCTCGACAAGAAGCAGGACGGCTGA
- the trmD gene encoding tRNA (guanosine(37)-N1)-methyltransferase TrmD, translating to MRINVLTIFPDYLEGPLGLSIPGRAREAGLVEYRLIDVRAYTDDRHRTTDDEPFGGGGGMVMKPEPFDAALTALDRPGRVISLSPRGRPFDHETAVRFALEPDLTLLCGRYKGIDERVIDARVDEEISIGDYVLSGGEPAALVVIDAVVRLLPGALGDHDSASSDSFYEGRLSAPSYTRPAEHGGRHVPDVLRSGDHPRIERWRAAQADAATRRRRPDLLDLDATD from the coding sequence ATGCGAATCAACGTCCTCACCATCTTCCCCGACTATCTCGAAGGCCCGCTGGGCCTCTCGATCCCGGGGCGCGCCCGCGAGGCGGGGCTCGTCGAGTACCGGCTCATCGACGTGCGCGCGTACACGGACGACCGGCACCGGACGACGGATGACGAGCCGTTCGGCGGTGGGGGCGGGATGGTGATGAAGCCCGAGCCCTTCGATGCCGCGCTCACCGCGCTGGACCGCCCCGGGCGCGTGATCTCGCTCTCCCCGCGCGGACGGCCTTTCGATCACGAGACGGCGGTGCGCTTCGCGCTCGAGCCCGACCTCACGCTGTTGTGCGGGCGCTACAAGGGGATCGACGAGCGGGTCATCGACGCCCGGGTCGACGAGGAGATCTCCATCGGCGACTACGTCCTCAGCGGGGGCGAGCCGGCCGCGCTCGTCGTCATCGACGCCGTGGTGCGCCTCCTCCCCGGGGCGCTCGGCGATCACGATTCGGCCTCCTCCGACTCGTTTTACGAGGGGCGCCTCTCCGCCCCCTCCTACACGCGGCCCGCCGAGCACGGCGGCCGACACGTGCCGGACGTGCTCCGGTCGGGGGATCACCCCCGCATCGAACGCTGGCGCGCCGCGCAGGCCGATGCGGCGACGCGACGCCGCCGCCCCGACCTCCTCGACCTCGACGCGACCGACTGA
- the rpsP gene encoding 30S ribosomal protein S16 — protein sequence MATTIRLKRRGAKKAASFRIIVTDSREGTAGASIERLGLYNPRTQPSLVRINAARTLHWLNEGAQPTDTVRSLLRKTGVWKQFHDGVDPGSLETAIIEIGPPPGQRGTSRRPKPSAEAPPEPEPEPPAAEKAEPAEPAAEAEAATEAEAPTEAAAPAEDAVAEAADAGDGAEDAAEAAEADAGDEASDAGDDAGDDAGDDAGDAEADD from the coding sequence ATGGCGACGACAATCAGACTCAAGCGGCGTGGGGCGAAGAAGGCGGCCTCGTTCCGCATCATCGTGACGGATTCGCGGGAGGGGACGGCGGGCGCGTCGATCGAGCGGCTCGGCCTCTACAACCCCCGCACGCAGCCGTCACTCGTGCGGATCAACGCCGCGCGCACGCTGCACTGGCTCAACGAGGGCGCGCAGCCGACGGACACGGTGCGGTCGCTCCTGCGGAAGACGGGCGTCTGGAAGCAGTTCCACGACGGCGTGGATCCGGGGTCGCTCGAGACGGCGATCATCGAGATCGGTCCGCCGCCGGGACAGCGCGGCACGTCCCGGCGTCCGAAGCCGAGCGCCGAGGCCCCGCCGGAGCCCGAGCCCGAGCCGCCCGCCGCCGAGAAAGCCGAACCCGCCGAGCCAGCCGCTGAAGCGGAGGCCGCGACCGAAGCCGAGGCTCCGACCGAAGCCGCCGCTCCGGCCGAAGACGCGGTGGCTGAAGCGGCCGACGCCGGCGACGGGGCCGAGGACGCAGCGGAAGCCGCCGAGGCCGACGCGGGCGACGAGGCGAGCGACGCTGGCGACGACGCTGGCGACGACGCTGGCGACGACGCTGGCGACGCCGAAGCCGACGACTAG
- the ffh gene encoding signal recognition particle protein has translation MFERLGDRLDGALKKLRQRGVITEKMLDEGLREVRRALLEADVNFRVVRDFLAKVKERALGEDVLKSVRPGDQIVKVVHDELVALLGEAAPEESEASVPPTVVMLVGLQGSGKTTTAAKLGRRLAHEGRRPGLVACDPYRPAAPEQLEALAARIGVPLLARPSGEDMAELARGALDEARRSGVTHLLLDMAGRLQADEELLEELRRVKAAVEPQQVLLVADGMTGQEAVRIAEGFHGAVGLTGVVLTKMDGDARGGAALSIYSVLGVPIRFVGTGERPEDLAVFDPERMAGRILQMGDIVGLVERAQQTIDLGETERLQKKMLGGKGEFDLADFLTSIQQIQKMGPLKGLLKMMPGVDARMLDQADVDPRRVKHLEAIILSMTPEERRRPEILNGSRRARIAKGSGRPVHEVNRLLKQFREMRKMMKQMGKLMPRMMPGGPGDLARLGKGLGRGLG, from the coding sequence ATGTTCGAACGCCTGGGTGACCGGCTGGACGGTGCGCTGAAGAAGCTGCGTCAGCGCGGCGTCATCACGGAAAAGATGCTGGACGAGGGGCTGCGCGAGGTACGGCGCGCCCTGCTCGAGGCGGACGTCAACTTCCGGGTCGTGCGCGACTTCCTCGCGAAGGTGAAGGAGCGTGCGCTCGGCGAGGATGTGCTGAAGTCGGTTCGGCCGGGCGACCAGATCGTGAAGGTCGTCCACGACGAACTCGTCGCCCTGCTGGGCGAGGCGGCGCCGGAGGAGTCGGAGGCGTCGGTTCCGCCCACGGTGGTCATGCTCGTCGGCCTTCAGGGGTCGGGGAAGACGACGACGGCGGCGAAGTTGGGGCGGCGCCTGGCGCACGAGGGACGGCGGCCGGGGCTCGTGGCGTGCGATCCCTACCGCCCGGCGGCTCCGGAGCAGTTGGAGGCGCTGGCGGCGCGGATCGGCGTGCCGCTTCTGGCGCGGCCGAGCGGCGAGGACATGGCGGAACTCGCCCGAGGCGCGCTGGACGAGGCGAGGCGGAGCGGAGTCACGCACCTGCTCCTCGACATGGCCGGCCGGCTGCAGGCGGATGAGGAGTTGCTGGAGGAGCTTCGCCGCGTGAAGGCGGCGGTCGAGCCGCAGCAGGTCCTGCTCGTGGCGGACGGGATGACCGGGCAGGAGGCGGTGCGGATCGCCGAGGGGTTCCACGGCGCGGTGGGGCTGACGGGGGTCGTCCTCACGAAGATGGATGGCGACGCCCGCGGGGGCGCGGCGCTCTCGATCTACAGTGTGCTCGGCGTGCCGATCCGATTCGTCGGAACGGGCGAGCGGCCCGAGGACCTCGCGGTCTTCGATCCCGAGCGCATGGCGGGCCGGATCCTCCAGATGGGGGACATCGTCGGCCTCGTGGAGCGCGCGCAGCAGACGATCGACCTCGGCGAGACCGAGCGGTTGCAGAAAAAGATGCTCGGAGGGAAGGGGGAGTTCGACCTCGCGGACTTCCTGACTTCCATCCAGCAGATTCAGAAGATGGGACCCCTGAAGGGGTTGCTGAAAATGATGCCGGGCGTCGACGCGCGCATGCTGGACCAGGCGGATGTCGACCCTCGTCGGGTGAAGCACCTGGAGGCGATCATCCTCTCGATGACGCCGGAGGAGCGGAGGCGGCCGGAGATCCTGAACGGGTCGCGCCGGGCGCGGATCGCGAAGGGGTCGGGACGCCCGGTGCACGAGGTGAACCGGCTCCTCAAGCAGTTCCGCGAAATGCGGAAGATGATGAAACAGATGGGCAAGCTCATGCCCCGGATGATGCCGGGAGGTCCCGGCGACCTTGCCCGACTGGGCAAGGGACTGGGCCGGGGACTGGGCTAA